A section of the Spirosoma pollinicola genome encodes:
- a CDS encoding LysR family transcriptional regulator — protein MLDFRLNVFYTVAKRLSFTKAAADLFVTQPAITKHIQELESQFGTALFDRRGNQVSLTRAGQVLFRHAEGIIAIYQQAEFDMNTLKGRVGGQLRLGASSTIAQYVIPAVLARFQEHTPEVKLSLLSGNTEQIEQALLGNDIDLGLVEGRTHHSDVRYTPFVKDELVLVCRDDHPLAGRDELTLDELKTIPLVLRERGSGSLEVVEHALRKAGLRLTDLTVGMQLGSTEGIKSYLGSSKSMAFVSIFAVQDELKSGALRVLDVAGLAIQRDFYAIQLQGVSEGLADTFMRFTRHHYNRK, from the coding sequence ATGCTCGATTTTCGCCTGAATGTCTTTTACACGGTGGCCAAACGGCTCAGTTTCACCAAAGCAGCCGCCGACCTATTCGTGACCCAGCCCGCCATTACCAAACACATTCAGGAACTCGAAAGCCAGTTTGGCACGGCCCTTTTCGACCGGCGGGGTAACCAGGTTAGTCTTACTAGGGCCGGTCAGGTGCTGTTTCGCCACGCTGAAGGAATCATTGCGATTTACCAGCAGGCCGAATTCGACATGAATACACTCAAGGGCCGGGTAGGCGGACAGCTGCGGCTGGGGGCCAGTTCGACCATTGCCCAGTACGTCATTCCGGCGGTACTGGCCCGCTTTCAGGAGCACACGCCCGAGGTGAAGCTATCCCTGCTCAGCGGCAACACCGAACAGATCGAACAGGCCCTGCTGGGCAACGACATCGATCTGGGCTTAGTGGAAGGCCGCACCCACCACAGCGATGTTCGCTATACGCCCTTTGTCAAAGACGAACTGGTACTGGTTTGCCGGGACGACCACCCGTTGGCCGGGCGGGATGAGCTGACGCTGGATGAGTTGAAAACCATTCCGCTGGTGCTGCGCGAACGCGGTTCTGGCTCACTCGAAGTAGTCGAACACGCCCTGCGAAAGGCGGGGCTGCGCCTGACCGACCTCACCGTCGGTATGCAGCTGGGCAGCACCGAAGGAATCAAATCGTATCTGGGCAGTTCAAAGAGCATGGCCTTTGTGTCCATTTTTGCGGTGCAGGATGAACTCAAATCGGGTGCGTTGCGAGTGCTGGATGTGGCCGGTTTAGCGATACAGCGCGATTTTTACGCCATTCAGTTGCAAGGGGTAAGCGAGGGGCTGGCCGATACGTTTATGCGCTTTACGAGGCATCACTATAACCGAAAGTAA